Proteins from one Daphnia pulicaria isolate SC F1-1A chromosome 3, SC_F0-13Bv2, whole genome shotgun sequence genomic window:
- the LOC124328539 gene encoding transmembrane protein adipocyte-associated 1 homolog codes for MNTEFPLESPENTTIQPVQPSDEDFFCKWILYYEVGYSRVRIWDLAIFIPNFIFFLFMLVRFNRARLKLRATSSPIFATFFSLVVLNVLISLIRCIVSMTVNASLAAGDYADKVLWIVVRFFLLSTEMSVVIFGLAFGHLESKTSIRRVLLATSCISLAFSVSQGALEFVSPDESFHVHTKDYDLFGHGGMMFWFVSSIVFASVYAIITLLPWSRLRERLALPTKKNFYYYVAILSGLNGIQCVGSGLLLYRVTECGLCIVDVTTLLYYTLLTPFVYYTFLSDFFSVAQPVLLFSYKSQIDDSGEEESVSLPHQHSFSSLKADSDYIYQANGFYDSTQLDISSTPIHPLYAVSLRSPDSVTGYSISSVNADHSVTFQ; via the exons ATGAACACAGAGTTTCCCTTAGAATCTCCGGAAAACACAACAATTCAACCAGTTCAGCCTAGTGatgaagattttttttgcaagTGGATTCTTTATTATGAAGTGGGATATTCACG aGTCAGGATTTGGGATTTGGCCATTTTCATCCccaactttattttcttcttgtttatgCTTGTGCGATTCAACAGAGCTAGACTGAAATTAAGAGCTACATCAAGCCCTATTTTCGCTACATTCTTTAGTTTG GTGGTTCTTAATGTTCTCATAAGTCTGATTCGTTGCATAGTCTCAATGACTGTGAACGCCTCTTTAGCTGCAGGAGACTATGCAGACAAGGTGTTGTGGATAGTCGTGcggtttttccttctctctacAGAAATGAGTGTGGTGATTTTTGGACTTGCTTTTG GTCATCTTGAAAGTAAAACAAGTATAAGAAGAGTCCTGTTGGCAACCTCGTGTATTTCTCTAGCATTCTCAGTTAGTCAAGGAGCTCTAGAATTTGTTTCTCCAGATGAATCATTTCATGTGCATACCAAGGATTATGATCTGTTTGGCCATGGTGGAATGatgttttggtttgtttcatCCATTGTTTTTGCATCA gtTTATGCAATCATCACACTTCTCCCCTGGTCAAGATTAAGAGAAAGACTAGCTTTGCCAACTAAAAAGAATTTCTATTACTACGTTGCAATCCTATCTGGACTTAACGGAATCCAATGTGTGGGCAGTGGACTACTTCTCTATCGTGTTACGGAATGTGGGCTGTGCATAGTCGACGTCACCACTCTTCTTTATTACACTCTGCTGACACCTTTTGTCTATTACACTTTTttgtcagattttttcag TGTCGCCCAGCCGGTACTTTTATTTTCGTACAAATCCCAAATTGACGATTCTGGAGAGGAGGAGAGCGTGTCTCTACCTCACCAACATTCGTTCTCGTCCCTCAAAGCGGATTCTGATTACATCTATCAG gcAAACGGCTTCTATGACAGTACTCAGCTAGATATTAGCTCAACTCCAATTCATCCGTTGTACGCAGTCTCGCTCCGAAGTCCC